One window of Dysidea avara chromosome 11, odDysAvar1.4, whole genome shotgun sequence genomic DNA carries:
- the LOC136237701 gene encoding uncharacterized protein — MEVSHLRASRRAHRAHLTRVFGKIASILESDEAPNERDAATLQTSLEQIEAKKATLTELDAKILATISDATELETEILDSEEIIFTLAEKISFIKAVQSRPKPLNVQAPPFQPLSVQSPPPTPASDSVSDQQGSDSVSDQQGSDSVSDQPGSHPASDQQSSEATLVTNTTQQQPRETNEGSQPNQAQGYVNTFAGVPQNVSRLPKLTLPTFGGDPLKWQTFWDSFDSAVHSNNVLTNVQKLNYLRAHLEGEAARTIAGFPLTSVNYQQSVDLLKGRFGDQQRIVNAHMHALMNLPLAKNNITSLRGFHDAIESHVRGLSALGQATTSYGALLVPMILGKLPVDIRKNLAREHSSLEWTLDKLREAITKEIRVLEAGAFVPPSQFEDHHSTASFHTGALSRHEPRKLPKCVFCKGSHPATQCDSVSDQSKRIDIVKRDKLCFNCLGHHRVSQCQSKGRCKHCKERHHTSLCRGTHNPQTPSNTQKPASEQPSVPPTQASQNLINSAMSQPQLAKVCFLKTAVATVRANNYSAQANILLDEGAQRSFITQTLANSLHLNTQRTERIAIAAFGTSEASNQTLPIATIQLQTTEGTEIPISVLVTPRIAQPLRNLPFSYVKQLSYLKGLQLNHAVSDSGDINISMLIGADAYWSIVKEAVIRGPGPTAVESKLGFLLSGPLYNYTPALTSGMFHLSSVSLYDSTDFTNSGNVWETDSEQISHLSTFLQEYLRDSVTRQSDGTYLVNFPWKSNHPVLPTNKSTCERRVQSLTRKLSKTPELLKVYNGIIEEQLRRDFIEKVPDSDLSKPCHYIPHHGVHKDSTTTPLRIVYDCSSCEAKHLASLNDCLETGPPFLQELPAILLRFRSRKFGVSADIEKAFLHVQLHPKDRDFTRFLWPCNPDDPESPLQTYRFKVVLFGSASSPFMLYAALHCHLTQCSSTTAKDLLHNLYVDNILSGCSTEEEAILYYTEARTTLSEANFNLRSWASNSKQVCAAAERDHVADNSEQVNTLGLVWNTSNDSLSLTQKAFPSCDSPVTKREVLQQSSKIFDPLGFTSPVTISTKLLLQQLWQKKLSWDDPLPPEHQQQWQTLLQDLEQLHIISIPRCYLKNGLSTAAPIELHIFCDASTKAYGAVAYFHQHCESSFVISKTRVAPLKQHTLPRLELMGATVAAQMYTWISSSINYKIDVVHMWCDSQIVLHWLNSDKRLKQFVSNRVSSITEACPAQWWGYCPSADNPADLLTRGISLSALRASSMWTHGPEWIVREELRPQWSTTDIQHVQLTVAETEVLSPNPVEETSEDNQLSSVATIIDIERYSTLSKLLYVTAYVLRFIECIKSHGSKPTGPITAGELSKAQNMWIQSCQHSTYLKEINSLHRSQTSTRRLPLVRQLRLFLDSSNFLRCGGRIHNAPVDHNTKFPYLLPENHRLTTLIVYATHATQLHGGTHATVTALRQCFWIPAARRVVAKLLRKCVICRRVTGKPFPTPDPPPLPLARVQDGPPFSVTGVDFTGAMYVKSEGATGEYKVYVCLFTCASTRAVHLEVVTNLTEETFLQAFRRFTARRSLPRLIISDNASTYASAAKELNELFQSRTLQSALTCRGTTWKFIPKRAPWYGGFWERLVGMVKMSLKKTLGRAFITLNTLQTTIVEVEAVLNDRPLTYLPSSTGDLVPLTPSHLLYGRRIIALPHPDVQEEEIADPDYPSAEQLRSKVDRQGLLLQHFVSRWKKEYLTSLRERHRTAGSMEQTVKTGDVVQIHDDIPRSRWKLGVIEELVKGNDGYIRSVTVRTASGRTNRPIARLYPLEVEDPSTDVEPVQQETESTVQQNTDQVSPRHPRAAAVRARKQLSEWTETLRRPPEDVEIDD; from the coding sequence ATGGAAGTTTCACACCTCCGAGCATCAAGAAGGGCTCACCGCGCTCACCTGACACGTGTATTTGGAAAGATTGCTTCCATCCTGGAGAGTGATGAGGCTCCCAACGAGAGAGATGCTGCCACCCTTCAAACATCATTAGAACAAATTGAGGCTAAGAAAGCCACACTAACAGAGTTGGATGCTAAAATCCTAGCCACCATCAGTGATGCAACAGAATTAGAGACAGAAATACTGGACTCAGAGGAGATAATTTTCACATTGGCAGAGAAGATTTCCTTCATTAAGGCAGTGCAGTCAAGACCGAAACCACTCAATGTTCAAGCTCCACCTTTTCAACCACTGAGTGTCCAAAGCCCACCACCAACACCAGCAAGTGATTCAGTTAGTGATCAACAAGGAAGTGATTCAGTTAGTGATCAACAAGGAAGTGATTCAGTCAGTGATCAACCAGGTAGCCATCCGGCTAGTGATCAACAGTCTAGTGAGGCCACGCTGGTAACTAATACCACTCAACAACAACCAAGAGAAACCAATGAAGGATCACAACCTAATCAGGCTCAGGGGTATGTTAATACATTTGCTGGTGTCCCCCAGAATGTTAGCCGCCTCCCTAAGCTAACATTACCAACATTTGGAGGTGACCCATTGAAGTGGCAAACATTCTGGGACTCCTTTGACTCTGCTGTGCACTCCAATAATGTGTTAACAAATGTTCAGAAGCTTAATTATCTAAGGGCACACCTTGAGGGTGAAGCTGCAAGAACCATTGCTGGGTTTCCTTTAACTAGTGTCAATTACCAACAGTCAGTAGACCTTTTAAAGGGTAGATTTGGTGATCAACAAAGGATTGTCAATGCCCACATGCATGCTTTGATGAACTTGCCACTAGCTAAGAACAACATCACAAGTTTAAGGGGTTTTCATGATGCAATTGAGAGCCACGTGAGGGGACTGTCAGCATTAGGGCAAGCAACAACATCGTACGGAGCCCTACTAGTTCCCATGATACTAGGGAAACTTCCAGTGGACATTAGAAAGAACTTGGCCAGAGAACACAGCAGTCTTGAGTGGACACTTGACAAACTTAGAGAGGCAATCACAAAGGAAATACGAGTCCTTGAAGCTGGTGCCTTTGTTCCTCCATCTCAGTTTGAAGATCATCACTCTACCGCATCATTTCACACAGGAGCCTTAAGTAGACATGAACCCAGGAAGCTGCCGAAGTGTGTGTTTTGTAAGGGATCACATCCAGCCACACAGTGTGACTCCGTCTCAGACCAATCCAAACGTATTGACATTGTCAAAAGGGATAAGTTGTGTTTTAATTGTCTTGGACACCACAGAGTCAGTCAGTGCCAGTCTAAGGGTCGCTGCAAACATTGTAAGGAACGGCATCATACCAGTTTGTGCCGAGGAACACACAATCCCCAGACTCCCAGTAACACACAGAAACCAGCTTCCGAACAGCCATCTGTCCCTCCTACGCAAGCTTCACAGAATCTGATCAACTCTGCAATGTCACAACCCCAGCTAGCTAAGGTGTGCTTCCTGAAGACAGCCGTTGCCACAGTTAGAGCTAACAACTATTCTGCACAAGCAAACATTCTTCTGGATGAGGGAGCACAACGCTCATTTATCACACAAACTCTTGCAAATTCTCTACATCTTAACACTCAAAGAACAGAACGTATTGCTATTGCTGCATTTGGAACATCAGAAGCCTCCAACCAAACCCTTCCAATTGCCACAATCCAATTACAGACTACTGAGGGCACAGAGATTCCAATATCAGTCCTTGTCACTCCAAGAATTGCTCAGCCACTCCGTAACCTTCCATTTTCCTATGTTAAGCAATTGTCATATTTGAAAGGGTTACAGCTCAATCATGCAGTGTCAGATAGTGGTGACATTAACATATCCATGCTTATTGGAGCTGACGCCTACTGGTCAATTGTGAAAGAAGCTGTAATTAGAGGACCAGGTCCCACTGCTGTGGAAAGCAAGCTTGGATTCTTACTTTCAGGACCACTGTACAACTACACCCCTGCTCTAACATCTGGCATGTTCCACCTCAGTTCTGTATCACTGTATGACTCAACTGATTTTACCAACAGTGGCAACGTGTGGGAAACTGATTCTGAGCAAATTAGCCACTTGTCCACATTCTTACAGGAGTACCTACGTGACTCAGTAACTCGTCAGAGTGATGGTACCTATCTTGTGAACTTTCCGTGGAAATCTAACCACCCCGTATTGCCTACCAACAAGTCTACTTGTGAACGACGAGTGCAGTCACTCACCCGTAAACTGAGTAAAACACCTGAGCTGCTCAAAGTTTACAACGGAATAATTGAAGAACAATTGAGACGTGATTTCATTGAGAAGGTGCCAGACTCTGATTTATCGAAGCCGTgccactacataccacaccaTGGGGTACACAAGGACTCGACCACAACCCCCTTGAGGATAGTCTATGACTGCAGCAGCTGTGAAGCTAAGCACTTGGCCAGTCTCAATGATTGTCTAGAAACAGGGCCTCCATTTTTACAAGAGCTACCAGCTATCCTCCTCCGTTTCCGTTCCCGCAAGTTTGGTGTCAGTGCTGACATTGAGAAGGCGTTTCTGCATGTGCAGTTACACCCCAAGGACCGTGATTTCACCCGTTTCCTGTGGCCATGCAACCCTGATGATCCTGAGAGCCCACTTCAGACCTACCGCTTCAAAGTTGTTTTGTTTGGGTCAGCCAGCTCTCCGTTTATGTTGTATGCTGCTCTTCACTGCCATCTAACACAATGCAGTTCAACCACAGCAAAGGATCTTCTTCACAATTTGTATGTGGACAACATTTTGTCAGGGTGCTCAACTGAAGAAGAAGCCATTCTATACTACACTGAAGCCCGAACAACACTTTCTGAAGCCAATTTCAATTTACGGAGCTGGGCATCTAACAGCAAGCAAGTTTGTGCAGCAGCAGAGAGGGATCATGTCGCAGACAATAGTGAACAAGTCAACACTCTTGGACTAGTGTGGAACACAAGTAATGATAGTTTGTCACTTACTCAGAAGGCCTTTCCATCATGTGATTCTCCAGTTACGAAACGTGAGGTGTTGCAACAATCATCAAAGATCTTTGATCCACTGGGTTTTACCTCCCCAGTTAcaattagtactaagttactaCTACAACAGCTATGGCAGAAGAAGTTATCATGGGATGACCCACTCCCACCAGAGCATCAACAACAATGGCAGACACTACTTCAAGATCTTGAACAATTGCACATTATCTCTATTCCTCGATGTTATTTAAAGAATGGATTGAGTACAGCTGCACCAATTGAATTACACATATTTTGTGACGCAAGCACTAAGGCTTATGGCGCAGTGGCATACTTCCATCAACACTGTGAATCATCATTTGTCATTTCCAAAACTAGAGTAGCTCCACTGAAGCAGCATACACTCCCCAGACTGGAATTGATGGGTGCCACCGTTGCTGCACAGATGTACACTTGGATCAGTTCCTCAATCAATTACAAGATTGACGTAGTTCACATGTGGTGTGATAGCCAAATCGTACTCCATTGGCTCAACAGTGACAAGAGACTGAAACAGTTTGTTTCAAACCGTGTGTCATCAATTACCGAGGCCTGCCCTGCTCAATGGTGGGGTTACTGTCCATCTGCAGACAATCCTGCAGACTTGTTAACCAGAGGCATTTCACTTTCAGCACTACGAGCTTCCAGTATGTGGACACATGGTCCAGAGTGGATTGTCCGTGAAGAGTTACGGCCACAATGGAGTACGACTGACATACAGCATGTTCAACTCACTGTTGCAGAGACTGAAGTGCTATCCCCCAACCCAGTTGAGGAAACAAGTGAAGACAATCAATTATCCTCTGTAGCAACCATCATTGACATAGAAAGGTACAGTACACTGTCTAAACTGTTATATGTCACTGCATATGTGCTACGATTCATTGAGTGTATTAAATCACATGGGTCCAAGCCTACAGGACCAATTACAGCTGGTGAACTAAGCAAAGCTCAGAACATGTGGATACAAAGCTGCCAACACTCAACATACTTGAAGGAAATCAACTCCTTACACAGAAGCCAGACATCTACTAGACGTTTGCCACTAGTCAGACAGCTTCGATTGTTTTTAGACTCCTCCAATTTTCTCCGCTGTGGCGGGAGGATACATAATGCTCCTGTTGACCACAACACCAAGTTTCCTTACCTCCTCCCTGAGAATCACAGACTGACCACATTGATTGTGTACGCCACTCATGCCACTCAATTACATGGAGGCACTCATGCTACTGTCACAGCCCTAAGACAATGCTTCTGGATTCCAGCAGCACGAAGAGTGGTAGCCAAGTTACTAAGGAAGTGTGTGATCTGTCGCAGAGTCACTGGTAAACCATTCCCTACCCCTGATCCCCCACCACTGCCGCTGGCCAGAGTCCAAGATGGGCCTCCCTTCAGTGTAACTGGAGTTGACTTCACAGGAGCCATGTATGTGAAGAGTGAAGGAGCAACTGGTGAGTACAAGGTATATGTCTGCCTGTTCACCTGCGCCAGTACCAGGGCAGTGCACCTTGAAGTGGTGACTAATCTTACTGAGGAAACCTTCCTACAAGCCTTCCGTAGATTTACAGCACGCAGGTCATTACCTCGGTTAATTATATCTGACAATGCTTCGACCTACGCATCAGCAGCAAAGGAATTAAATGAGCTTTTCCAGTCACGAACACTGCAGTCTGCTCTCACATGCAGGGGCACAACATGGAAGTTCATTCCCAAGAGAGCCCCTTGGTATGGGGGCTTTTGGGAAAGGTTAGTCGGGATGGTGAAGATGTCTTTGAAGAAGACTTTGGGCCGAGCCTTCATCACTCTGAACACCTTACAGACTACTATTGTGGAAGTAGAGGCAGTACTTAATGATCGACCACTGACCTACCTTCCATCCTCCACAGGAGACCTGGTGCCATTAACACCATCTCACTTACTGTATGGTCGCCGAATCATTGCCCTACCACACCCTGATGTACAGGAAGAAGAGATTGCAGACCCAGATTATCCTTCAGCTGAACAACTGCGAAGTAAGGTGGACCGGCAGGGGCTGCTGTTACAACACTTTGTATCTCGTTGGAAAAAGGAGTACTTGACCTCCCTACGAGAAAGACACCGTACAGCGGGCTCTATGGAACAGACAGTGAAGACAGGTGATGTGGTACAAATTCATGATGACATACCCAGAAGCCGTTGGAAACTTGGAGTAATTGAGGAACTTGTGAAGGGGAATGATGGGTATATCCGATCAGTGACGGTACGCACAGCAAGTGGACGTACCAACCGTCCCATTGCCCGTCTATACCCCCTGGAAGTGGAAGATCCCTCGACAGATGTTGAGCCAGTTCAACAGGAAACTGAGTCAACTGTCCAACAGAATACTGATCAAGTTTCACCCAGACACCCTAGAGCCGCTGCTGTAAGAGCAAGGAAACAGTTGAGTGAATGGACTGAAACTCTACGCcgccccccggaggatgtcgagaTTGATGACTGA